The Sabethes cyaneus chromosome 1, idSabCyanKW18_F2, whole genome shotgun sequence DNA segment tgaaagtaaaaacacattagattaaaacttctcggtcggtggtttctacagtaggtggaggaagaggcacaatttgtgtctagaaatagaccaacccatgtcgctatggttaataaggggggttgtgcagacttcttttgtccagcgcctctgtggttcaaatgtacgcgggtaccagtgagcgacacgccctggcaggtgttgtgggttcaaatccggttataatctctgattacagcgtggttcgacccatgcaccttccagcattggacaaaagataggagtcacaacgacaacttgttaagcatagctacctacacccccccccttcctttccacccttccccttcattcccgaaaaaaaatccttcattactttcctttaccgtcccttcatcaattgtagaatcatcgtttcaaaaaaaatattaatatatgcctgaccgcatttcaaggtcatgactaaagtcacgagtttggtcaataactattgtttttatataaaagattagactgagaaaataaaataccgccaagaaaatgatagggtcccaaatttatgcatgcactaaTGTCAGGAAGGTTGACATCACTGgttccacgcgaaaattattagcgtgatttttttctgcgTATCAAACACACGTTTGCAATTTAGCCAATACACtactattttttcgtcattaagccgtatgaaataaacaatttgctttgcttttcccatgTAAATCTGGAGAAGTTTGCTCTAAATCTTTTATTTATACGGCCTATTGCGTCTCCTCGGTACACCTCTTTGTTTGACAAGcatattgctaattgcaagaaaaattgtccaatcaataagtgcaaaatcgctcttaaaagtgctattttaccttaaatcgtttcggtctcttcggcgcacttattgcttcgAATGTAAcaaataagtgcgccgaagatcccGAATCGATTTaaagtaaaatagcacttttatgagagatatcgcactttggatggtacaattttccttgcaatcagcaatatcttCAATGTATTAGCTACTAACGGGATGTTTATTATCTAAATATAAATTTGCATAGCACTCGTATAATTCCTGCAATTCAAAATATTTCTCTAACCAAACCAATAATCTGCGACCCCATGCTCCATAGAAGTTTCTCTTGTCTTGAGTTCCTCTATCTGTGGTATACACAAtcgtgggtcattttagctttagctgctaatttccgtttgaCAGTGCTTACTTATGAATAACATTTTTGTCAATCAATTAGCATAACATTCAAGTATTAATTGGCAGTTAAAATAACCCATAATTgtatgtgacccatgattgtggactgactataTAACGTCTAAACAAATAAActctttttaattttcaatttttttttcagaaaaaatattttcagttaTTTAAAGCAAGTCGCAATGGTATAGAGCGCTTGGAAATAAGTGACAGCGAAAATGACAAGAATATAAGAATTGTAACATTGGAAAATTGTGTCAAAATCACGGTTGAGCATTCTCCAAATAACACTATAAATGTTGTTACAAAAACAGGACAAGTTCAATTGCATTCCAATAACGACATGTTAATAAAACAGTGGAAAATAGCATTGCAATCAGTTGCGTTCAGAGAAAAGTCATCAAATAACGGTATTGTATCCGCTAATACTATTATTGAAGAGGACAATGACCTATATTGTTCGTCATATAGTGAAGGTATTTTTACGGTAACATTGATACCAACTAGTGCTTCCATTAAATGTGGCTTGGAACCTAAATTGTACACTCTCATGCTATCCAGCTCAGACGTTTTACTAAAAAGCTACGATGACGAATCATTCATAGTAGCGCGTTGGCCTTATCGATTTATCCGAAAATATGGTTACCGAGATGGAAAGTTTACATTCGAAGCGGGACGAATGTGCGATACTGGTGAAGGAACATTTAAACTAGACAATGTCAATCCACAGGAAATTTTCCGATGCATGGCCACTATtatgaaatcaatgaaaaataaaataaacactggtaCACCTAATAAATCACATCAATTGAACGTTGCATTGCGTATGGAGGCTGGTTCAAGGAGTCCTTTGCCTCCCTCGACCTCAGATACTGCTATTGTTACGGAATGTCATAACTCTTTTCGAAATTTGCTGACGTCTTCGGAAATAACAAACACATCGAGCATGCCGAACCACATTGTTCCATGCAAACCGCTGCGAAAAGACTTGTCGTCAAATTTGAATAGTAAAACTAGTTTTAAGGTATTGTCTGAAGAATACTGCCACAGTGATAATTCCAAAGTATCGTCGATACTCACacataattttaataattttgaaaaCTCGAAAGAGTACGCAGATGAGTCCATTTATTCTAATGCTGTGCCAATAAACTCCAAAAGTGATCGAGAATATGAATGTGTCGAAGACATTACTGAGGCTTGGAAAAAACTTGGTATAGACAATATAAACCATTCGGAAAATTTGCCAGATAATGAACTATGTTCCTCGCAAGAACTCAGTTCTCAACATTGTCTTGAAAAATCTGCAGTTTGtaaaaaaatgaacaaaaatatTGATGAAACATATGAGAAGCTGAACTTTTTTCGCACAAGTTACAAGTCCTGTGGATATAAAACAGTTGTCTCTATAAATCCACAACTTTCGTTAGATCGAGTTAAGGTAAATGTATCAGATGATTATGAAATTGTTGGAGAACCAACCGCATCATCAAACAATCAGGATTCTGGTAGCAGTGAATTGGAATGCTTCGAT contains these protein-coding regions:
- the LOC128745986 gene encoding uncharacterized protein LOC128745986 encodes the protein MDEEEIPVLSGFLSIKSQSGFSIRNSRKKKYFQLFKASRNGIERLEISDSENDKNIRIVTLENCVKITVEHSPNNTINVVTKTGQVQLHSNNDMLIKQWKIALQSVAFREKSSNNGIVSANTIIEEDNDLYCSSYSEGIFTVTLIPTSASIKCGLEPKLYTLMLSSSDVLLKSYDDESFIVARWPYRFIRKYGYRDGKFTFEAGRMCDTGEGTFKLDNVNPQEIFRCMATIMKSMKNKINTGTPNKSHQLNVALRMEAGSRSPLPPSTSDTAIVTECHNSFRNLLTSSEITNTSSMPNHIVPCKPLRKDLSSNLNSKTSFKVLSEEYCHSDNSKVSSILTHNFNNFENSKEYADESIYSNAVPINSKSDREYECVEDITEAWKKLGIDNINHSENLPDNELCSSQELSSQHCLEKSAVCKKMNKNIDETYEKLNFFRTSYKSCGYKTVVSINPQLSLDRVKVNVSDDYEIVGEPTASSNNQDSGSSELECFDDNANQLLQSEPDISASRRADDSYLGYGAIRRPNEARQSITDIPAVLFTSLTSNEESHDTTQMTYSTVCKSKRL